The Sesamum indicum cultivar Zhongzhi No. 13 linkage group LG1, S_indicum_v1.0, whole genome shotgun sequence genome includes a window with the following:
- the LOC110012144 gene encoding uncharacterized protein LOC110012144, giving the protein MKTGHQREGCFEIIGYPDCYKPLQDQKKNNQVTPNRSAVAMNTENDRTNNSVDERTMSNLIRSEFHKLFEKLKSQGSGNIHADRKCDSWIVDSGVTTHMCNNHALFDLAKPHTQNTYIHLADGSKHLIMHSGNMRLTDKLLLENTLHVPNLKFNLLSDHRTREVIGIACLVENLYIIKTESFDKRFIEDVLADFRYTVFIVAKIEPDTWHKRLGHLSHDVLINTGLIDKTTNKTSTCEIPTAVLKWKTPYEILMKKAVDYSFFRTFGCLCFATNTLPHKSKFDNRAIKCIFLGYANNQKGYRVYDIDKKIIFTYRDVVFKENIFPFANECTDPINSDIQTYNQSVTSIIEDQDEQDIHTQSNPEIIDEHTNAVDQQEHEHTSDDMHLRRSRRQIIRPAKLQDYVCVCDKENRDIYTVKFQDNMNTCMSVVFNLPTEPKNYTEAMKVKEWLEAMKSEIKALKDNDT; this is encoded by the exons ATGAAAACTGGACATCAAAGAGAAGGTTGCTTTGAAATAATTGGATATCCAGATTGCTACAAACCTCTCCAAGATCAAAAGAAGAACAACCAAGTTACTCCTAATAGATCTGCAGTGGCCATGAACACTGAAAATGACAGAACCAACAACAGTGTTGATGAAAGAACCATGTCCAATCTAATAAGGTCAGAATTTCATAAACtttttgagaaattgaaaTCACAAGGATCTGGAAATATACATGCAGACAG AAAATGTGATTCTTGGATTGTTGATAGTGGTGTTACTACACATATGTGTAATAATCATGCCCTCTTTGATCTTGCTAAACCACATACTCAAAACACTTACATACATCTAGCAGATGGTAGCAAACACTTAATCATGCACTCTGGTAATATGAGGCTCACTGATAAACTACTGCTAGAGAACACTCTGCATGTTCCTAATCTGAAGTTCAATCTCCTATCT GACCACAGGACTAGAGAGGTCATTGGGATAGCATGCTTAGTAGAAAATCTCTATATTATCAAGACTGAGTCATTTGACAAAAGATTCATAGAAGATGTACTTGCTGATTTTAGATATACAGTATTCATAGTTGCTAAGATAGAACCAGATACATGGCATAAGAGATTAGGGCACCTATCTCATGATGTATTGATTAACACAGGTTTAATTGACAAAACCACAAACAAAACTTCTACCTGTGAA ATTCCCACAGCTGTCCTAAAATGGAAGACACCTTATGagattttaatgaaaaaggcTGTTGATTACTCCTTCTTTAGAACTTTTGGTTGTTTGTGTTTTGCTACTAACACTTTACCTCACAAATCTAAATTTGACAATAGAGCTATTAAGTGCATTTTCTTGGGCTATGCCAATAATCAGAAGGGCTACagagtttatgatattgataagaaaatcatttttacTTATAGAGATGTTGTCTTTAAAGAGaacatttttccttttgctaATGAATGCACTGATCCCATTAATTCTGATATTCAGACTTATAACCAATCTGTCACTAGTATAATAGAGGACCAAGATGAGCAAGACATTCATACACAATCCAATCCTGAAATTATAGATGAACATACTAATGCTGTTGATCAACAAGAACATGAACATACATCTGATGACATGCATTTGAGAAGGTCAAGAAGACAAATAATTAGACCtgcaaaattacaagactATGTATGTGTTTGTGATAAGGAGAACAGGGACATCTACACTgtgaaatttcaagataacATGAATACATGTATGAGTGTTGTTTTTAATTTGCCTACTGAGCCTAAAAATTATACTGAAGCTATGAAGGTCAAAGAATGGTTAGAGGCTATGAAATCAGAAATAAAAGCACTAAAGGATAATGACACCTAG
- the LOC105158840 gene encoding protein LURP-one-related 2-like has protein sequence MAKVHPKTSMICSSCPEYSSSEREVFTVWMKSLVISSNGCTVFNSKGDIVFRVDNYQTKRSTEVLLMDYNGQVLFSIKRKKLLIFRSWEGYKCINSKFDDDEGEWFKVKRECKIPGRDMITCHVILGCNKTTGNCSYKIVGLQGKPTVKITDSTGRVLAEVLQKQSQAGGVSLGDDVLSLMVEPQIDQSLIMALVIVYGMINHKL, from the exons ATGGCTAAGGTACATCCTAAAACATCCATGATCTGTAGTTCTTGTCCTGAATATTCATCATCGGAGCGAGAAGTATTCACCGTTTGGATGAAATCCCTAGTGATCAGTAGCAACGGCTGCACCGTCTTCAACTCCAAAGGTGATATTGTTTTCCGGGTTGATAACTACCAAACAAAGCGCAGCACTGAAGTCTTGCTCATGGACTATAATGGTCAAGTGCTTTTCTCCATCAAACGAAAG AAATTACTGATATTCAGAAGTTGGGAAGGGTACAAATGCATCAATTCCAagtttgatgatgatgagggaGAGTGGTTTAAGGTAAAGAGAGAGTGCAAAATTCCTGGGAGAGACATGATTACCTGCCATGTCATCCTAGGTTGTAATAAAACTACAGGAAACTGCAGCTATAAGATTGTAGGGTTACAAGGAAAACCGACGGTCAAGATTACAGATAGCACAGGGAGAGTATTAGCAGAG GTGCTGCAGAAGCAGTCACAGGCGGGTGGAGTTTCTCTGGGCGATGATGTATTATCTCTAATGGTGGAACCCCAGATAGATCAATCTTTGATCATGGCTCTAGTGATAGTCTATGGTATGATCAACCATAAACTATGA